A window of Strigops habroptila isolate Jane chromosome 5, bStrHab1.2.pri, whole genome shotgun sequence contains these coding sequences:
- the LOC115607976 gene encoding pulmonary surfactant-associated protein A-like isoform X1, with the protein MLSPQLFHKILGVAFFLLLCCAQVKPARIPPLPTVAHMPEDGLREGLIPGFLPLADNEMEDVVRQLDHEISRLEGVLHLKKMITAAGGKIFSTNGKKASFETTLNICKEAGGSIATPRSRAENDAILYFVKSFNTYAYLGIKESLIPSTFQFLDGTKLNYTNWHLNEPSGKGEEECVEMYTDGTWNDKKCNQNRLIVCQF; encoded by the exons ATGCTGTCTCCACAGCTGTTTCACAAAATCTTAGGAGTagcttttttcctgctcctgtgtTGTGCTCAAGTTAAACCTGCAAGAATTCCTCCTCTGCCCACTGTCGCACATATGCCCGAAGATGGGCTACGTGAAGGACTTATACCAG GTTTCCTACCACTGGCTGATAATGAAATGGAAGACGTTGTCCGCCAATTAGATCATGAGATTTCCAGACTTGAAGGAG TCCTCCACTTGAAAAAGATGAtaacagcagctggaggaaaaatattttctaccaATGGGAAAAAAGCCAGTTTCGAAACTACACTGAACATATGCAAAGAGGCTGGAGGGTCTATTGCTACTCCAAGGAGCCGGGCTGAGAATGATGCCATTCTGTACTTTGTGAAAAGTTTTAATACCTACGCCTACCTGGGGATAAAGGAATCTCTAATTCCAAGTACATTCCAGTTCCTGGATGGTACAAAGCTGAACTATACTAACTGGCATTTAAATGAACCTTCTGGCAAAGGGGAAGAGGAATGTGTGGAGATGTACACTGATGGCACTTGGAATGACAAAAAATGCAACCAGAATCGTCTTATTGTTTGTCAGTTTTAG